The Sinobacterium norvegicum genomic interval CTGAGCAGTTGGTGACTAACTATATTAAGCGGTTGCTCGAGCATCCAGGCGCCTTACAGGTTGTCGACTTTGCCAAGAGCAAGGTGCAGTTGGTCGCTGTCAAAGCCTATTATGGTGGCCCGATGGTCGGTCAAGAACTGAAACAAATACGCGAGCATATGCCGAATGTTGACACTCGGGTGGCTGCTATCTTCCAGCGCGACCAAGCCATTATCCCCAAGGCTGATACCGTGGTTGAGGCCGATGACGAAGTGTTCTTTATCGCTGCCAAGGACAATATCACCGCCGTCATGGCCGAACTTAGACGGCTGGACACCCCCTATAAACGTATTACCATCGCCGGTGGTGGTAATATCGGTGAGCGCTTGGCTGAATCGATAGAGACTCGCTTTCAGGTTAAGCTCATCGAGCAGAACCTCAGTCGTTGCCGACAGCTTTCAGAAAACCTTAACCGAACCATTGTGCTGCACGGCCATGCATCGGATAAAGACTTATTGCAGGCAGAAAACATCGAAGACTGCGATGTCTTTTTAGCGCTGACCAATGATGACGAGGCCAACATCATGTCTTCGATGCTGGCCAAACGCCTAGGCGCCGGCAAGGTCATCACCCTGATTACCAACCCCGCCTACGTCGATTTGGTTCAAGGTGGCGAGATCGATGTTGCTTTATCTCCCCAGCAAATTACCATCGGCAGCTTGCTAACCCATGTCCGCAGTGGCGATATGGCAAACGTACACAGCCTTCGTCGCGGTGCGGCCGAAGCCATTGAAATTGTTGCCCATGGTGACAGCCGATCCAGCAAAGTGGTCGGCAAGAGTATCGGCGAAATCGATCTGCCCAACGGCGTTACTATTGGTGCCATCGTCCGCGCAGAGGAGGTGCTCATCGCCCATAAAAACATTGTTATCCAAACCGATGATCACGTTATCTTGTTCTTAGTCGACAAAAACAAAAGCAAGGAAGTCGCCCAACTGTTTCAAGTTGGCTTTGGCTTCTTCTAAATAGGCTAATAATGCACTTACCCACTATCTTCCGCACCGTTGGTTTTTTGCTGATGCTGTTCAGCTTAACCATGCTGCTGCCGGCCATGGTATCGCTGATCTACCAAGACGGGGCGATTTATCATTTCCTCAACGCCTGCCTAATCACCTTCGGTATCGGAGCCGGTATCTACCTACCACTTCGCCACCAGAAGAAAGATTTACGCACCCGCGACGGTTTCTTAATCACCGCGTTATTCTGGATCGTTCTCGGCCTATTCGGTGCCTTGCCGTTATATTTATCGGACTCGCCCAGCCTCAGCGTCACCGATGCGGTGTTCGAATCGATCTCTGGGCTCACCACAACTGGCGCGACGGTGATTACTGGCCTCGATGAACTGCCAAAGTCCATCCTCTTTTACCGCCAGATGCTGCAGTGGTTAGGTGGCATTGGTATCATCGTCATCGCTGTCGCCATCCTGCCTATGTTGGGTATCGGTGGCATGCAGCTATACCGGGCTGAAACACCGGGGCCGGTAAAAGATAATAAATTAACGCCGCGCATCACCCAGACAGCCAAGACGCTGTTCTTAATTTACCTTTACCTAACAGCAGCTTGCGCGATCAGCTACTGGTTGGCCGGCATGACGTTGTTCGACGCTGTTGGTCACTCATTTTCCACTGTTGCCATCGGTGGCTTTTCCACCCATGACGCCAGCATGGGCTACTACGCCAACAACCCCGTCATTCTGTTTATTGCCTGCGTCTTCATGATCATCGCCGGCATCAACTTCGCCCTCCACTTCGGCGCCTTCCGTGGCTATAGCTTCAGTCAGTATCGGCAAGATCCCGAGTGCTGGTTTTATCTTTGCTTTCTCTTTGGCGCCAGTATCGTGGTGTCGTTGCTGCTGTATTTTCACCACACCTACGACTTCGCCGATAGCTTTCTTTACGGAGTATTTCAGGTGGTTTCTATCGCCACAACCACGGGGTTTGCCACCACCGATTTCTCGGCCTGGCCAAGTTTACTGCCCTTTCTATTGCTGACCTTTGCCTTTCTCGGCGGCTGTGCCGGCTCGACCGGTGGCGGTATCAAGATGATTCGCGTATTACTGATCGCCAAGCAGGGCTTTAGAGAGCTTCGTCAACTGATACACCCCAATGCTG includes:
- the trkA gene encoding Trk system potassium transporter TrkA — translated: MKILILGAGQVGGTLAESLASEKNDITVIDTDVPRLKELRDRLDISTIRGSASHPNILKNAGAEDADILIAVTNSDEINMIACQVAQTLFHIPTKISRIRATPYLLKKKLFAPEAIPIDVIISPEQLVTNYIKRLLEHPGALQVVDFAKSKVQLVAVKAYYGGPMVGQELKQIREHMPNVDTRVAAIFQRDQAIIPKADTVVEADDEVFFIAAKDNITAVMAELRRLDTPYKRITIAGGGNIGERLAESIETRFQVKLIEQNLSRCRQLSENLNRTIVLHGHASDKDLLQAENIEDCDVFLALTNDDEANIMSSMLAKRLGAGKVITLITNPAYVDLVQGGEIDVALSPQQITIGSLLTHVRSGDMANVHSLRRGAAEAIEIVAHGDSRSSKVVGKSIGEIDLPNGVTIGAIVRAEEVLIAHKNIVIQTDDHVILFLVDKNKSKEVAQLFQVGFGFF
- a CDS encoding TrkH family potassium uptake protein translates to MHLPTIFRTVGFLLMLFSLTMLLPAMVSLIYQDGAIYHFLNACLITFGIGAGIYLPLRHQKKDLRTRDGFLITALFWIVLGLFGALPLYLSDSPSLSVTDAVFESISGLTTTGATVITGLDELPKSILFYRQMLQWLGGIGIIVIAVAILPMLGIGGMQLYRAETPGPVKDNKLTPRITQTAKTLFLIYLYLTAACAISYWLAGMTLFDAVGHSFSTVAIGGFSTHDASMGYYANNPVILFIACVFMIIAGINFALHFGAFRGYSFSQYRQDPECWFYLCFLFGASIVVSLLLYFHHTYDFADSFLYGVFQVVSIATTTGFATTDFSAWPSLLPFLLLTFAFLGGCAGSTGGGIKMIRVLLIAKQGFRELRQLIHPNAVIPLKLGNRVMENKVIVAVWSFFSVYIMVFLMLMMALMLTGIDFITAYSAVAASINNLGPGLGTVSAHFGDLNHAAKWLLCLAMLLGRLEVFTLLVILTPAFWRR